A single Lactuca sativa cultivar Salinas chromosome 8, Lsat_Salinas_v11, whole genome shotgun sequence DNA region contains:
- the LOC111890418 gene encoding uncharacterized protein LOC111890418, which produces MQKIFLMRGLDSLYAKSSSFSAHNPRYKTPSLVSFAFHNLYTSKSESSYETPNSHHPENETQDENPVDVEDVSSADLKTQIDKFYKGDVEAIPAIFESILKRKLSGKHEESDDELMNEFRHDQTNEVSNEEMDSDSYSDTDSDSDE; this is translated from the exons ATGCAGAAAATTTTCTTGATGCGGGGTCTTGATTCGCTCTACGCTAAATCGTCCTCCTTCAGTGCACACAACCCTCGCTACAAAACCCCTTCATTAGTCTCCTTTGCTTTTCATAATTTGTATACATCTAAATCCGAATCGTCTTATGAAACCCCTAATTCTCATCATCCAGAAAACGAAACTCAAGATGAAAATCCCGTCGATGTAGAGGATGTCAGCAGTGCAG ATCTTAAAACACAGATAGACAAGTTTTATAAGGGAGATGTTGAAGCAATACCAGCCATTTTTGAATCTATATTGAAAAGAAAGTTATCGGGGAAGCATGAAGAGTCGGATGATGAGTTGATGAATGAATTCAGACATGATCAAACAAATGAAGTTAGCAATGAAGAGATGGATTCAGATTCATATTCAGACACTGATTCAGATTCTGATGAATAG